A part of Acropora palmata chromosome 8, jaAcrPala1.3, whole genome shotgun sequence genomic DNA contains:
- the LOC141889472 gene encoding uncharacterized protein LOC141889472 yields the protein MAGGEEFLFDAVIGFLTSPIWNHPVRTFIEQNSLVFDPDGANHDEYKKIHSTYKSMVETLLSSFLKDVGITEEQFMKACKDGSGSPQFSTISRDVFDQIWAADDFEVFKQLMIQKNIELQLQALQIFQQIHNAQMPMPMPMQMPVAIPTSHSTSPATGAPSAAAAQLEEDAIMREVLRKSKEEYEAQRKSAEEKVDKELEKTLAESQEESNRLMEIAKKEQEELEKALKSSLDAQEKQTAEAEKLSAEVKQSTVQPPSKASAVESKQAAKTAPPESKPSPKPSTVKSKSSTQDTKASEKSKLTEIPPLPGQPKKPSNAASDAAAGWIQSAKNEAAGDSTVKQATQAKEISPEEMKKRAEYLKQQRDKLLALKKREREKSLTKYTEQQPKARPTTAKAAHRVTSGEQVEPLASESSEQDAKKLAMRRALADVLKREVIDK from the exons ATGGCAGGAGGGGAAGAGTTTCTCTTTGATGCGGTTATCGGATTTTTAACTTCTCCAATATGGAATCATCCTGTTCGAACGTTTATAGAACAAAACTCTCTAG TTTTTGATCCAGACGGTGCGAACCATGACGAGTATAAAAAAATCCACAGTACCTACAAGAGCATG GTAGAGACTTTATTGTCAAGCTTTCTCAAAGATGTTGGAATAACTGAAGAACAGTTTATGAAAGCTTGCAAAGATGGTAGCGGGAGCCCACAATTCAGTACCATCAGCAGA GATGTCTTTGACCAGATATGGGCTGCAGATGATTTTGAGGTGTTTAAACAACTGATGATCCAGAAAAACATAGAACTACAGTTGCaggccttgcagatttttcaACAGATACATAATGCGCAAATGCCGATGCCGATGCCAATGCAGATGCCTGTCGCTATTCCCACCTCACACAGCACTTCTCCAGCCACTGGTGCTCCTTCTGCCGCAGCTGCACAACTAGAGGAGGATGCCATCATGCGCGAAGTATTGAGAAAATCAAAGGAAGAGTATGAAGCACAGAGGAAGAGTGCTGAAGAAAAAGTGGATAAAGAATTGGAGAAAACATTGGCAGAGTCACAAGAGGAAAGCAACAG GTTGATGGAAATagccaaaaaagaacaagaagaatTAGAAAAAGCCCTAAAATCATCTTTAGACGCACAGGAGAAACAAACTGCTGAGGCAGAAAAATTAAGCGCGGAAGTCAAACAATCGACTGTCCAGCCTCCCTCGAAGGCTTCTGCAGTCGAGAGCAAACAAGCTGCAAAGACCGCCCCACCTGAGAGTAAACCATCTCCGAAGCCCTCCACTGTGAAATCGAAATCATCGACACAGGACACCAAAGCATCGGAAAAATCGAAGTTAACAGAGATACCACCCTTACCGGGACAACCAAAGAAGCCTTCGAATGCCGCATCTGATGCAGCCGCTGGGTGGATACAAAGTGCGAAGAATGAGGCTGCGGGTGATTCTACTGTTAAACAAGCTACACAG GCGAAGGAAATTTCACCAGAGGAAATGAAAAAGCGTGCAGAGTatttaaaacaacaacgaGATAAGCTCCTAGCGTTGAAGAAACGAGAAAGGGAGAAAAGTTTGACGAAGTATACCGAACAGCAGCCGAAGGCTCGACCAACGACCGCTAAAGCAGCACATCGGGTTACTTCTGGAGAGCAAGTGGAGCCGTTAGCTTCTGAAAGCAGTGAGCAAGATGCAAAGAAGCTTGCCATGCGCAGAGCCCTGGCGGACGTTTTAAAACGGGAAGTTATCGACAAGTAG